TTCTTCTCTCATTATTTTTAAGTCTCACGTTTAAAACTAAAATAAACAAATATCCTAGTAGCAACAACTAAGATCAATGAAAACAATATAAGAGTTGCTGCTTCTACGATAGATGCATTAAAATAAGTTAGAAATGTATTATACACACAAACAGAAGCTACAGGATCTCCATTAAATATCCAACCTGAAACATAAGGAGCAACTATTACTACTGATCCAAACTCACTTATTGCTCTCGCCATAGAAGTAAGTCCAGCTGAAATAATTCCCCTAATAGATGATGGTAATACTATCCTGAAAAATGTCCTTAATTCTGATGCTCCAAGACTTAAAGCAAAATACTCATGACTTCTAGGAAAACCCTCATAAAAGTTTTGCATTGCCCTTATATAAATTGGAGAAGATACAATAATTAATGCTGTTATCAAACCTAGATAAGTGTAAAAGAAGTTTATTCCATGATGGAGAAGAAATTTACCTAGTGGGTTTAACGGACTATCGATGAACAGAAGAGCAATACCCACAACTGGGTGAGGAACAGAAGCTGGAATATCAACTATAGCTTCAATAACAGGATTCTTATGCCTTGCTAAATAATAAGCTAACGGAGTAAATAATAAAATAATAACTAGTATGCTAATTGTTGATGCAAAGAATGTAAGTTCAATAGAAGTTATTATATTTTTCCCAAATGCATAAGATTTTACGAAATATGGACCGTAACCATAATATAGAATTGCCAAAATTGGAAATATAAGTAAAAATGCAAGGAAAAAAGCGACTGCCTTAAAAAAGTTAAACTGCACTGAAATTCCCGCCATATTGTAATACTCCCTCGTTAAGCAAATTAAGTATTTGCGAAGGAACATAGCTCTTAGATTGATAGAATAATATTGGATGAGTTACTGGAGTAACTCCAAAAATCGATAACTCTTGTACATGCTGAACTATAAATTCAACAAATTCTATTGCTCCTTGCTCATTAGTCGCATTAACTGGGATTGTAATATATAGATAGACAGGATTACCATAGATCTTTAACGTTTGTCCATTTACATTTATCTTATAGAAGAAGAAACTATACCATTTAGTCTCATTAGGATAATATCCAAAGCTTAACCATGGAGGTAATTTTAGATAATCTAGATGCTGGGATATTGCGTATGAGACATATGAGAATGTAAAGTCTAGTTGACCACTCTTTAAAGGAGCAACGAAATCAGCAGTGGTAGAAGCATTTCTTAAATTAGGATTCTGATCAACTAATTTTATGAAGTAATCAAAACTCTTATTAGCGTATAAATACCCAGCCATCTTTAAGATTAAATATGCATACAAGCCTTCTGGATCACTACTAGGATTAGATATTCCTAAACTAAATTTTGTCGTGAGTAAATAGAAGAAATTGTACCAATACTGACTCTCATTAGTTTTCATAGCCATAGTGTAATTAGAGTATAATTCATTCCAATATGGACTCTGAGTAGTATAATTAGAGTAAATTATTGCCATTTGATCAGATATAAATGCTATAGCCCAGCCTGGATCCCTATTCCCTTCAAGTTCTACTGCTTGTATATAAGCTACTGGAACAAACACACTAACTTTATCACCAGCAGCTATCTGTGAAGCTAAACTAAATGATCCCCCAGGAACTACATCAACAGTAATACCAGTTTGATTTTTAAATTGTTGAGCTAAATAGTCAAATATGGCTTTGTAAGCACCTGCTACATAAACGATAACTGGGCCACTTGAAGTTGTAGAGGTCGTTGGCACAGTTGAAGAAGGAATACTCGAAGAGCTTACTGGGCTAGTAGTTGTTGTTTTAGAAGGATGATAAAATAATAATACTGCAGCTACTGCGACTATTGCTATTACTATTATTGCGATTATTAGATAAGAAGATATAGCCTTATATAGTGTTTTTAACGCATTTTTACCTTCAGCCATTTGTGTATAATAAGTAATATTCCAATATTTAAATATTTTCATATTTCCATAAATGAAAAGAGCATATTTATATAGTCAAAATTTTTTTAAACTTTTAGATAAGAATTAGAAATAATGATTGAGACTGAGGTTGAAAAGCATTATCCTAGTTTTACGCTTAATATCAAGTTTAAAGATGAAGGCATACTTTCGATTATTGGAAGGAATGGTAGTGGAAAAACTACATTCTTAAAGATTCTAGCTGGACTCATAAAACCAGATAGGGGTTTTGTGAAATTAGACAATATAGATATAACAAATTTACCTATAAATAAAAGGAATATAATTTTAGTTAATCAAGAAACTTATATACCTAACTTTAAAGTAAAAACTCATTTACTATGGGGTGCAAAAATTAGAAAAATTAAGATTGATGAAAAAGAAGTGTACGAGATCGCTAAAATGTTAGATGTACCCATAAATGAAAATAAGAAAGTTTCAGAATTAAGCTTAGGAAATAAAGAAAAAGTAGCCTTAGCTACAGCACTTATAGCAAAACCGAAGGTAATTCTAATAGATGAAGGATTCAGTAATATAAGTAATAGGAAAACTTTCATAGAAAATTACATAAATTTGGCTAGAGATTATAAAATAGAAATCATTTACGTTACTCAGGATATTGAAGATGCAAAACTTAGTGAAAAAGTTTATAGAATGGAAAATGGTACCTTAAGATTCTTCGATTCTATTAGTTAGTTCAACTACATAAATATTGTTCACATTAGTGTAAGTATAACCAGTCTTGATCACATTTCCTATTTTCTCTAGTGCCTCGTAAGAGGAATGAGTAGAAATATAATATTCAATGTTTTCTATTGTCGTATTATTATCAATAAAACATCCTGCATATTCACTATTTCCATCTATTCCATCAGTTGCTATTGCATATAATTTAAATCTATATTGAGGATTCTTTTTTACCCATTTTAAGAATCCTAAACAAACTTCACCGTTTCTTCCACCCTTTCCAGCCTTTGCTTCAATCTTAACATCAGGTTCACCTCCAGCAAGAAGCGTATAAGGGGGGGTAAACCCTAATCCGTTTATGGATGTGTTTACTATCCCAGCTAAGTTTTGACCAAAAGAATACGCATCCCCCCTAACCTCACCAGATAGTACTATTGGATTTCTTACCACTTTTTTCAATTTACTAAGAACAATATTCACGTCAAGAATCAAATAATTAAATACGTTCTTTGTTTCTTTTTCAGTTTCAGTTAAATATTTAGAATAATCTTCAAGTCCAATTCTCTTTAATATTATCTTAGCGTCTTCTACTGTACTTTTATCTGGAACTGTCGGCCCACTTCCAACAGAACTTAAATCTCCTCCAGGTACATCACTCACAATTAAAGAAATAATAGGACCTTTTGAATATCTAGAGAGTTTCCCACCTTTTATTAATGATAGATGTTTTCTTACAACGTTTATTTCATTTATACTTAAGCCAGATTTTACGAGCTTTTCGTTTATTTCCCTTAAAATCTCATATGGGGCTGTCGAATATTCCATTAAAGCTGATGCACCACCAGATAAAAGAAACAAAACGATATCATATTCTTCATCTTTAAGAAAACGTATTACCTCATATCCTGCCTTTATGCTATCCTCAGAAATCTCAGGATGAGTAGACTCTATAACTTTAAGTCGAGGTAAAGAAACAGAAGAACCTTTAGGTACTATAACTATGCCATCTATATTCATTCTATCTATGAAAAACTTAGCCATTTTATATGAAGCTTTACCAACTGCAATAAGAATTGGTTTCTTAAACGTAAATCTGTCAGAATTAACTATTATTTCTTGGTCATGTACTATTACTTTTTCCTCTAGAGCTTCATATGGATCAGAAAATTTAAGAATTTTATTCACTAACTCTTCGACTTTCATTCTTCTTTAATCTCCTTATATAATTCTGAGGCAATCTTCTTACCTTTTTTTGTTAAGTCATAGTATATACCCTTAGGTTTATGATCTAACTCCCTAGCCTTAACTTTTAACCAGGGTTTGACAGATGATGTTACACTTCTCTTCAAAGCACCTTGAAACCTTTGGAGTAAACCTTCATCTTCTAACTTTTTGCATGCTTTTTCTATTTCATCTTCGTTATATTTTGGTGCCCAACCACTCTCTCCTAATAATCTCCTTGCCATATACCAGGGGTTATCTGGTCCATATTTGTAAATATGAACTAAAATTTTCTTTTCTAGGTCAGAAAGTTCATTCATTTATTAACACCTCTTCAGCTAATGCCTTAGGAATAGTTCGTATCTGATTATTAATTTCAACAATAAAATCATTTTCATTCTTTTTAATTATTTTTATTTCATTTCCCGGTTTAATATCTAGCTCATCAGCCATGGAAAGAATCCATTCATCTTCTCTTATTATCATAACAACTTTATACGTCTTTCCGTTTTCAGCTTCACTTAATTTAATCCCAGTTATTTTTACTTCTCTGCCTGGAATAGGGTGACCGTGAGGACATGTTAATGGTTTGCCTAAGACTTGATCCATTTTATCAATGACATCTTCTGGCCAAATGTGTTCAAGTCTATGAGCTAATTGATGAGCTCTAATCCAATCAAGCCCCAATATGTCAGTAAGTAATCTTTCAGAGAGTCTATGAGCCCTAATAAGTCTTTCCGCTAATTTTTTCCCTTCTGGAGTTAATTTTATTCTTTTGCTATTTCTTTCTATAAGGCCAAGTTTTTCCATCTTTTCAAGAGCTTTACTTATAGTACCAGGAGAAACATTAAATGAGAAAATAAGATCAGATACCCTTGCATATCCTTTCATAAGTTCTAGTTCATAAATCTCTTTTAAATAATTCTCCAATGCTTCGGAAAGTTCCATGCAAAAAATTTACTTCACAATAATTTTAGTTTTTACTGTTTGAATAAGCCTTGGTGTTTCCCCTTCTTCTCTAACGAAAACATTTACATTAGCTTGAAATTTTCCTTCATATCCTTGATTCTTAAGATATTCTTTTACCTTATCAAGGGCCTCATCGATAGCTGATGAAATATGTTCATGCATTTTAGAAGAAATTTGAGGAATATCTAAATCTAATTCAGTTATTGCATAATATTTTTTTCTTTCTTCAGATAGGCCCATGTATATCCAAAATTAAAATCGTTTTCATCAAATTAAAATTTAAGGTTTTATTTTCGAACTAGAAAGCTTAATATAAAACGAAATGAATTTTATTATATATGTACAAAGTTGTTTTTAAGGTCTTCAGCAATAACTCTTACATAAACTCCCTTAGAGAACTAAGAAAAGCAGGATTTATTCCTATTTATTTCAGAAGAAATAACGGAATTGAGGAATATACTACTCTTTATAATTCTAATGATATTAATGAAATAAAAGAAGCAATTGTAGATTTTGCATATTTAATTTCAAAACAAGGTAAATCTGGAGGTTATGATTTTGCAAAAATATACAAAGTTGAAGATAAGTATATTGGCAAGATAGCTGGTGGAAGTTTAGGTGCATTGCTTGGTTTTCAATTTGCTGGTATAGCTGGTTTAATATTAGGAACATTAGGGGGAATATTTTTAGGTGAGCTATTCGATATTGAATATGGACAAACACTTGTGGGGTTAGTAAATTGGCCAACCCAGTTAGTCAGTTAACAAAAAGAAGTTTTAGCATACTTCTAGGAGTTCTAATGTTTGTGACTTCAATCTATCTTATCCTTAAAGTTCATGTGGGTTTATCAGAAATAATGTTCTCCTTTAATCCTTACCCTTTCTATTTCATTGGCTTAATATTTGGAATTGAAAGAATATTTTATGGAGTATCTGGTAGTTCAAAACTCCTTTCCTTAATGATGGGAGGAGGAGAGTATTCCTCACTAAGTACTTTGGCTTTATTCATATTCTTCCTAAGTTTTGGAATTTATGTTCTTGTCTATACTATTGCTTATACTCAAGTATTAATAGAAATATTAAATGCACTTAACGGAATTAGTTATTTACTATTCTCTCTATCAATATTTAAGGCTTGGCACACGTAAAGAATGTCCATGCTCCAATTTTTTCATATTCTACTTCCATATTCATTTCTTCAAAAATCTTAATATAATAGTCTATTGGATAAATATTCAGTTTCCAAATTTTTGCAAGGAAATTACTTATAGCATTATTTTTAGTAAGAACTGTAGCTACACATTTTTTACCATGCTTTAACACTCTGTTAATTTCTCTAATCGCCACTAAAGGAGAAGGGAGCATATGAAGGACAAACATTGCAGATAAACCATCTAAAGATTCATCAGCTACTGGCAACTTTAATGCATTTCCTCTAACAGCTAAAACATTAGGTCTTTTCTTTTTAAGAATGTTAAGAAATTTAAACGAAACATCTAAACCTATGCAGATTTCACATTTGGTATAATCAAAAATTTTCCCTGTACCTGTACCTATATCTAATACTATTGTTCCAGATATTAGTTCACCAGCTTTTTTCATTATCCAATTATAACTTTTACCTGCAGTAAGAGTAAAACCAATAGGTGCATAAACAGACTCATATAAGGGTGCTACAATATCTAATAATTTTTCAGTTTTTATGTCTTCAGTAAGTAAATCTATAACTCCATTAGATTCAGAAAACCGATGCC
The nucleotide sequence above comes from Sulfurisphaera javensis. Encoded proteins:
- a CDS encoding ABC transporter permease; this encodes MAGISVQFNFFKAVAFFLAFLLIFPILAILYYGYGPYFVKSYAFGKNIITSIELTFFASTISILVIILLFTPLAYYLARHKNPVIEAIVDIPASVPHPVVGIALLFIDSPLNPLGKFLLHHGINFFYTYLGLITALIIVSSPIYIRAMQNFYEGFPRSHEYFALSLGASELRTFFRIVLPSSIRGIISAGLTSMARAISEFGSVVIVAPYVSGWIFNGDPVASVCVYNTFLTYFNASIVEAATLILFSLILVVATRIFVYFSFKRET
- a CDS encoding extracellular solute-binding protein, which gives rise to MAEGKNALKTLYKAISSYLIIAIIVIAIVAVAAVLLFYHPSKTTTTSPVSSSSIPSSTVPTTSTTSSGPVIVYVAGAYKAIFDYLAQQFKNQTGITVDVVPGGSFSLASQIAAGDKVSVFVPVAYIQAVELEGNRDPGWAIAFISDQMAIIYSNYTTQSPYWNELYSNYTMAMKTNESQYWYNFFYLLTTKFSLGISNPSSDPEGLYAYLILKMAGYLYANKSFDYFIKLVDQNPNLRNASTTADFVAPLKSGQLDFTFSYVSYAISQHLDYLKLPPWLSFGYYPNETKWYSFFFYKINVNGQTLKIYGNPVYLYITIPVNATNEQGAIEFVEFIVQHVQELSIFGVTPVTHPILFYQSKSYVPSQILNLLNEGVLQYGGNFSAV
- a CDS encoding ATP-binding cassette domain-containing protein — protein: MIETEVEKHYPSFTLNIKFKDEGILSIIGRNGSGKTTFLKILAGLIKPDRGFVKLDNIDITNLPINKRNIILVNQETYIPNFKVKTHLLWGAKIRKIKIDEKEVYEIAKMLDVPINENKKVSELSLGNKEKVALATALIAKPKVILIDEGFSNISNRKTFIENYINLARDYKIEIIYVTQDIEDAKLSEKVYRMENGTLRFFDSIS
- a CDS encoding glycerate 2-kinase, which produces MKVEELVNKILKFSDPYEALEEKVIVHDQEIIVNSDRFTFKKPILIAVGKASYKMAKFFIDRMNIDGIVIVPKGSSVSLPRLKVIESTHPEISEDSIKAGYEVIRFLKDEEYDIVLFLLSGGASALMEYSTAPYEILREINEKLVKSGLSINEINVVRKHLSLIKGGKLSRYSKGPIISLIVSDVPGGDLSSVGSGPTVPDKSTVEDAKIILKRIGLEDYSKYLTETEKETKNVFNYLILDVNIVLSKLKKVVRNPIVLSGEVRGDAYSFGQNLAGIVNTSINGLGFTPPYTLLAGGEPDVKIEAKAGKGGRNGEVCLGFLKWVKKNPQYRFKLYAIATDGIDGNSEYAGCFIDNNTTIENIEYYISTHSSYEALEKIGNVIKTGYTYTNVNNIYVVELTNRIEES
- a CDS encoding metal-dependent transcriptional regulator, giving the protein MELSEALENYLKEIYELELMKGYARVSDLIFSFNVSPGTISKALEKMEKLGLIERNSKRIKLTPEGKKLAERLIRAHRLSERLLTDILGLDWIRAHQLAHRLEHIWPEDVIDKMDQVLGKPLTCPHGHPIPGREVKITGIKLSEAENGKTYKVVMIIREDEWILSMADELDIKPGNEIKIIKKNENDFIVEINNQIRTIPKALAEEVLINE
- a CDS encoding class I SAM-dependent methyltransferase codes for the protein MSDILRCPIDGSKFVDKWVCEKGHRFSESNGVIDLLTEDIKTEKLLDIVAPLYESVYAPIGFTLTAGKSYNWIMKKAGELISGTIVLDIGTGTGKIFDYTKCEICIGLDVSFKFLNILKKKRPNVLAVRGNALKLPVADESLDGLSAMFVLHMLPSPLVAIREINRVLKHGKKCVATVLTKNNAISNFLAKIWKLNIYPIDYYIKIFEEMNMEVEYEKIGAWTFFTCAKP